CGGTCATTCGCGAGCGTGGACGTCGCGTGGGCGCTCACAAGAAAGGTGTTCCCGGCGACCTGTGCATCACGCAGAGCGTCTGAAACGGCTCGTGTCAGCGCTTCCCCGCTGTCGGCTGGTGAGGTCGGGTGACTCGCGTCAGCTGACGCTGCAAACCCGCTGAGCCACGGACCCGGGCCAGCGTCCCTCGACAGAGCGACCAACGCAGCCCCCTCCCCCAGCGCCAACCCGTCTCGTCGCATCGAGAATGGCAACGGCCGCTCAGCAGTGGTTACCCCCAACGCCTCGAACCCCGCGGCAACAAACGGCGTCAGCGCGTCGTAACCACCAGCGATCACCAGATCCGCCGAGCCATCGTGAAGCAGCTCGCGCCCCACGCCCAGCGCCATTGCGCTGCTCGCACAAGCCGCCAGGACGTGGATCATCGGCGCGGCGGGAAACTCGCGGCGTAGCGCAGCGAGCGGCCCCCAGTAGGGAGCAGCCCGGCACAGCTCCGGATCGCCCTCTCCCCTCACCAGCGCATCAAATGCCTGGGTCTGACTCCACATCCCGCCCGAAGAGGTGCCGATGACGAAGGCCAGGCGTCGCGATCGCCAACCGGCCGTCACCCGGTCGAGGTTGGCGCTCAGCTGCCGCAGAGCGTTCAGGAGCAGCCACTCGGCTGGATCCGAGACGACGTCGCGTGTTGCGCTGCGGGCGACGCGAGGCCTGCGTAGCCCGAGCGACGCGAGCTCGTCGTCGGCTCGAATCCCGGGAAGCGCAAACGGATCTACTGCTTTTCGGCCTTCCCCCAGGGCCGAGATGGCGCCGCTCGCGACGATCCGCGCGGCCTTCAACCTCCGGAGACCTTTCCGAACAGCGTGAACAAGCAGCGCCCTTCGACGACGTCGACGACCAACCCAGTCTCGATGCGCCCGGCTCGTATTTCCTCCAGGCAACACTCGATGGCCAAACCACCCAGCCCCTCCACGCTGCCGCCAGCAGTCGCTTTGTCCGCCACCACCCAGCCCTGCCAGTCAGCTTCCATGCTGCGGTCGGTTCCGCCCAGAAACGCGCTTGTGGCCCCGGGTGGCGTCACAGGCAGTGAACCCGCACTCTCCCCCCAATCCAAGACCGCAATGGTCGATCCGTCGAGAGGCGCGGCTTGAATCAGCTGGGCGCCAGCGCTCCAGGTGTGCGCAGGCGGGATCCCGAACAGGAGTTCACCTGCGCGCTGAGAGATCGGATCAAGTGGCTCGGTTGCCACACAAACCGCGTGGGGAGCTTCCCACAAGCTGACGCAATCAAGCGCCGCATGCAGTGCGGCGTGCCCCGACGCGACTAGCCTGGAAACCGCCGCCGCTGGCCCGTGCAGCTCCGCATAGATGGATGCGTTCCCAGATGCAGCGCTCGGTAGCAACAGCGGGAACTCCAGCGGAGGCACCCGAGACGCCCCCGACTTGCGTGCTCGCTCGAGGAACCGTTGAGCGCGAGACACGAGACCGAACGCCGTCCCGTGGAAAAGACCAACGCGACGCGCTTCACCGATCTCCACGCCGACGAGACATCGCTCCACGCAGGCACTCACCAAGACTGACAGCGGATCGAAACGCCGAGAGCGCTCCGTGTCCAGGACTTGGGTGCGCTCGGGCGGGCGCCGTGGGTCGTCTTCAGCACCAGGAGCCAGCACCTGACTGCGTGTCACGTAGACGCGCCGGGGCTTCCTAGGCGCAGGCGGCGCGACGCTCTCGCGCTCCACCAGGCAAAGCGTGGCGTCCAT
This is a stretch of genomic DNA from Polyangiaceae bacterium. It encodes these proteins:
- a CDS encoding 3-oxoacyl-ACP synthase, whose protein sequence is MKAARIVASGAISALGEGRKAVDPFALPGIRADDELASLGLRRPRVARSATRDVVSDPAEWLLLNALRQLSANLDRVTAGWRSRRLAFVIGTSSGGMWSQTQAFDALVRGEGDPELCRAAPYWGPLAALRREFPAAPMIHVLAACASSAMALGVGRELLHDGSADLVIAGGYDALTPFVAAGFEALGVTTAERPLPFSMRRDGLALGEGAALVALSRDAGPGPWLSGFAASADASHPTSPADSGEALTRAVSDALRDAQVAGNTFLVSAHATSTLANDRAEAVVIGGFGPRAEAVQAFKSRVGHTLGAGSVLELLSAIRCAELGRCPPLEAEPFEPEL